The following proteins are encoded in a genomic region of Dioscorea cayenensis subsp. rotundata cultivar TDr96_F1 chromosome 8, TDr96_F1_v2_PseudoChromosome.rev07_lg8_w22 25.fasta, whole genome shotgun sequence:
- the LOC120266369 gene encoding probable glycosyltransferase At5g03795 produces the protein MPQGPVYRNARAFYQSYREMEKLFKVYVYEEGEPPLFHDGPCRSIYSTEGRFINNMEMENQFRTRDPDLAHVHFLPFSVVKMVKFIYQPQSFNSTAALKRTIVDYVHTISRKYPHWNRSLGADHFMLSCHDWGPDLSHAISHLYSNSIRVLCNANTSEGFHPSKDVSLPEINLITGLNKGIIGGPSPSRRPTLAFFAGGLHGPIRPILLNHWKDKDESMQIHEYLPKGISYYEEMKRSKFCICPSGYEVASPRIVEAIYLECVPVIICDHYVLPFSDMLNWKAFSVSVTLEDIPKLKDILMSISSRQYIRMQRRVKFVQRHFVMNTPPKRFDVYHMILHSIWLRRLNIRVHPQD, from the exons ATGCCACAAGGTCCAGTGTACAGAAATGCGCGTGCATTTTATCA GAGCTATCGGGAAATGGAGAAGTTATTTAAGGTCTACGTATATGAAGAAGGCGAACCACCACTATTCCATGATGGCCCTTGTCGAAGCATATATTCCACGGAAGGAAGGTTTATTAATAATATGGAAATGGAAAACCAGTTTCGAACAAGAGATCCTGACTTAGCTCATGTTCACTTTCTACCTTTCAGTGTTGTGAAGATGGTTAAATTCATTTATCAGCCTCAATCCTTCAACAGTACTGCTGCCTTAAAAAGAACAATTGTCGACTATGTACACACTATCTCTAGAAAATATCCTCACTGGAATAGAAGCCTTGGTGCCGATCATTTCATGCTTTCCTGCCATGATTGG GGGCCGGACTTATCCCATGCAATTTCTCATCTTTACTCAAACTCGATTCGTGTACTTTGCAATGCCAACACGTCGGAAGGATTCCACCCTTCCAAAGATGTGTCCTTACCAGAAATCAATCTCATAACTGGTCTCAACAAAGGAATCATCGGCGGACCATCACCTTCCCGCCGACCAACACTTGCCTTTTTTGCTGGTGGCTTACATGGGCCCATCCGGCCAATACTTCTGAATCATTGGAAAGACAAAGATGAATCTATGCAAATACACGAGTATCTACCAAAAGGCATATCATACTATGAAGAGATGAAGCGAAGCAAGTTTTGCATATGCCCGAGTGGCTACGAAGTAGCGAGCCCAAGAATTGTCGAAGCCATATATCTTGAATGTGTACCGGTGATCATTTGTGATCACTATGTGTTACCATTCAGTGACATGCTGAATTGGAAGGCATTCTCTGTTAGTGTAACTCTGGAGGACATACCCAAATTGAAGGACATCCTTATGAGTATATCTTCAAGACAGTACATAAGGATGCAGAGGAGGGTGAAGTTTGTGCAAAGGCACTTTGTCATGAACACTCCTCCAAAGAGGTTTGATGTTTACCATATGATCCTGCATTCTATTTGGCTTAGGAGACTTAACATTAGGGTGCACCCCCAAGATTGA